In the Trichoderma atroviride chromosome 4, complete sequence genome, TGCCTTGCTCAACCATGATGTGCAGAGAGTCCATAAGCTCCTTGATGGAGGTTGTGCTGTCCCACCAGTGGATGTACAGAATATCAATGTAGTCggtcttgagcttcttcagagAGTCTCGCACGCTCAAATGCAGACTCTTGCGGTGGTTGCCCTGAAAGTTTTGGGCCTTTCCTTTCCCCAGCTCGTGGCTTCGGTAATCTGAAGTAAACTTGGTAGCAATAACAAGCTGGTCTCGAATGCCCTTGTTGGCCGCCCACTCTCCGATCCATTCCTCGGACTGCTCGTTCTGGTAGTTGTTGGCGGTGTCGATGAAGTTGCCGCCCGCCTCCCAGAATgcgtccagcagcttgaATGAGCTCTCCTTGTTCATGGACCCCATCAGGTCGGCCCATGCATCACCAATGGACATTGCGCCGAGAGCCAAGGGCGAGACACGAAGACCAGCCGTCGGGGCCAGAATACGGTGCCGACCAAGCTCGGTCTTTGGCTCTGGCGCAAccgagaagaaggtggaAGCCATTTTCGTGCGTTATGGTAAGCTTTGCTGTGTTGAGAGGCGTACGATTCTACTTTGCTTGCACTGAGTGTGATGTTTTAGAAGACTGAGTTTCTGGTTCAATTTGGTGTTCGATTAATGGATCAATGGTTACATGAATCATTACCCCTCCCTTCTGCCTTTATATATCTCATTCATCTCTCTCATTGCGCCTTCCAGGACTACCAACACGAAACCAATAAATTTTATCTCCGACATTTTTGACGCAACTCTTCCATAAAAAGTCGGAATTAATCCGGACATAGTGTGTTCTTCAACCGCCATGACACTCATGAGCTTCAACAGccgacggcgatgatggcatAGATCGGTGATACCTAGTGCAAATCACAGAGTCCATGGACGTTGCACTGAGGGGTTGGCTGGTGAGGGGGCTCTGATACGCTGTGATACGCTGTGATACGCTGTAATACCAGAACTGGAATTACATGTGCCTATTGATTGGTGGGTCGTTGTGGTAAAATCTGCTGTTTAGAATCAACCACAGCTTGTCTCCGGGCTCAAGCTCCGATAAGGCCGGGTGGCTTGAGAATTAAAATGCTTGATAAGTTCTTTCtaagctccagctcaacaGGATACATgaataaaacaaaaattTGTATAAAGAAACGAATCGCTAGATTACAAATTGGACTTGTCGAATCTGTTGCGCCAAACGCCTGTTTTTCCCTTCCATCTAACAAAATACATCAAGCGGTCTGCGATACGATGGAGGGCTTGGTATCATGGCGTCCTCCCAACACATGAATCGAATCCACACATTCTGCTGCGCAAAACGAAGATAAATTGACGTATATCTGAATTGGCGTATATCGAGATCGAGTCGCAATCGCTATTCGCTAATCGACCACTTCCGTCGACATCATCGTGCAGTTCTGGTTTAGTTGGGTATTTTGCAAGGCTGGTTGAGCTCGCAGTTCTCCGGCAGGCTGTCCACCATGTTGAAAGAGAGCTCTCCGTGGTTGACGTCGTTGTCGCCCTTGGCATAGTGGATGGGGATAGAGCCGCAGATGCCACAGCCGTATTCGATCAGCTCGGTGTAGAGGCTCTTGAGCGTGGCGCCGTCGACGCTGCCGTCGAGGTTCTGGATGTAGGCGCAGTACACTCCCTTGAAGGAGCCCTGGAAGTTTAAATGAGTCATCTCGACGCATCCGATGTCGTCCCCATTGTCCCAGATTCGCTTTTCAAAGATGTTGTCGAAGATGGACTGGAACTGGGTGAGGCGGCCGCCGGCCAAGTACGAGATTCCGCAGAGAGAGTCGCCTTCACAGTTGATTCCCAGGCCAGCAGCGCTTTGAGCGGTCGCAGCCGCCAGGgcgatgaagctgttgaAACGCATTGGAGCAAGACTAAAACGTGTGTACATGGTTAATTTTCGCGCCCGGGCTGGTGTTGGAGTTGAGGGCGGCAACACAACCTACAGCAAATATTGATCTCAAGACACAAACGACTGGATGTAGACAGACACTGTGGGCTGCAGCGACAAAGGAGATatgcaaagcaaagaatTCGAAGCTAATGTAACAAGAGATCGAATCGGTTATTATACGAGCTCCTCTGCGAGCTCCCGCCCAACAGTGGAGTCTCCAACCGGCCATACGAAGAAACGAACCAGGCCAGGCATTGGGTCGTCGAGACCTAATCTCTGCTCCCGGGGAGGCTGAGCTCAGCACTAAGCCATCCGTGCAAACGGCCTTTGCACTGGCCGCCTTAGCCGAAACGTTCACAACCATCGACGCCAGCGCGGAAGGGGTAGAGCGCCCAGGTCTTCTATTGGGTGGTGTTTGTCATGCTGGACTGCTGTGCTAAAAACAGACATCCTGCCTAAGCGTCAACGACCAAACAGTCGCCTGGCAATGCAGGTACAGTTTGCCCAGCCACAATCTGCAGACTTGAGGCCTCGAGTCTTCAACGGGTAGAATCTTTCCGGGCAGCGCCTCGGCTACCAGATATTCCGGAGCATAACATGACCAGGATGAATGTAGAAGATGGTATACATTTACATATTTAACTAGTAGCAATCCCGTGTTCAACATTTCGTAGCTTGTAGATACCAAGTCTGGCCACCTGGTACACCAAATCGGGGACAGATGGCCGGCAGGATTCG is a window encoding:
- a CDS encoding uncharacterized protein (EggNog:ENOG41~antiSMASH:Cluster_4.6~SECRETED:SignalP(1-19)), whose protein sequence is MRFNSFIALAAATAQSAAGLGINCEGDSLCGISYLAGGRLTQFQSIFDNIFEKRIWDNGDDIGCVEMTHLNFQGSFKGVYCAYIQNLDGSVDGATLKSLYTELIEYGCGICGSIPIHYAKGDNDVNHGELSFNMVDSLPENCELNQPCKIPN